The Setaria italica strain Yugu1 chromosome IX, Setaria_italica_v2.0, whole genome shotgun sequence genome has a window encoding:
- the LOC101775151 gene encoding putative expansin-A30, with the protein MASPSTAILLALVIALACAATTADARFTAMQWTPAHATFYGDETAAETMGGACGYGNLYATGYGTDTAALSTTLFKDGYGCGTCYQIRCAGSRWCYWGSPVITVTATNLCPPNWAQDTNNGGWCNPPRTHFDLSKPAFMKMAQWRAGIVPVMYRRVPCVRRGGLRFALQGNPYWLLAYVMNVAGAGDVAEMWVRSGARGAWVRMSHNWGASYQAFAQLGGRSLSFKVTSYTTRQTVVATDVAPANWCLGLTYQARVNFS; encoded by the exons ATGGCTTCTCCATCCACAGCCATCTTGTTGGCCCTCGTCATCGCATTGGCCTGTGCGGCCACCACGGCGGACGCGAGGTTCACGGCGATGCAGTGGACTCCGGCGCACGCCACGTTCTACGGCGACGAGACCGCGGCTGAGACCATGG GTGGGGCGTGCGGGTACGGCAACCTGTACGCGACCGGGTACGGCACGGACACGGCGGCGCTGAGCACGACGCTGTTCAAGGACGGGTACGGGTGCGGGACGTGCTACCAGATCCGGTGCGCGGGCTCCCGCTGGTGCTACTGGGGCTCCCCGGTGATCACGGTGACGGCCACCAACCTGTGCCCGCCCAACTGGGCGCAGGACACCAACAACGGCGGGTGGTGCAACCCGCCGCGCACCCACTTCGACCTCTCCAAGCCGGCCTTCATGAAGATGGCGCAGTGGCGCGCCGGCATCGTGCCGGTGATGTACCGCCGGGTGCCGTGCGTGAGGCGGGGCGGCCTCCGGTTCGCGCTCCAGGGGAACCCCTACTGGTTGCTGGCGTACGTCATgaacgtcgccggcgccggcgacgtcgcgGAGATGTGGGTGAGGAGCGGCGCACGCGGCGCATGGGTGCGCATGAGCCACAACTGGGGCGCGTCGTACCAGGCGTTCGCGCAGCTCGGCGGACGGTCGCTCAGCTTCAAGGTGACGTCCTACACCACGCGGCAGACCGTCGTAGCCACCGACGTCGCGCCGGCCAACTGGTGCCTCGGGCTCACGTACCAGGCCCGCGTCAACTTCTCCTGA
- the LOC101782008 gene encoding uncharacterized protein LOC101782008: protein MAGQSDAMIEKMQLRQSYRNVWHTDLTNAVVADLPWCCLSLWCGPCVSYMLRRRALYNDMSRYVCCAGYMPCSGRCGESQCPEVCLATEVFCCFGNSVASTRFLLQDEFNIQTTQCDNCIIAFMFFLQQLACICSLVACIVGNSELSEVANIISCMSNLVYWTVCSCMQTQHKVEMDKRDGTLDTMSVPPMQQMSRW, encoded by the exons ATGGCGGGGCAGTCGGACGCCATGATCGAGAAGATGCAGCTGCGGCAGAGCTACCGCAACGTCTGGCACACCGACCTCACCAACGCCGTCGTCGCGGACCTCCCGT GGTGCTGCCTGTCACTGTGGTG CGGCCCATGCGTGTCCTACATGCTGCGCAGACGTGCGCTCTACAATGACATGTCAAG ATACGTGTGCTGCGCCGGGTACATGCCGTGCAGCGGCAGGTGCGGTGAGAGCCAGTGCCCGGAAGTCTGCCTCGCTACCGAGGTGTTCTGCTGCTTCGGCAACTCGGTGGCCTCGACCCGGTTCCTGCTGCAGGACGAGTTCAACATCCAGACGACACAGTGCGACAACTGCATCATC GCCTTCATGTTCTTCCTGCAGCAGCTCGCCTGCATCTGCTCCCTCGTCGCCTGCATCGTCGGCAACAGCGAGCTCTCGGAGGTCGCGAACATCATCTCCTGCATGTCTAACTTGGTCTACTGGAC GGTTTGCTCGTGTATGCAG ACGCAGCACAAGGTCGAGATGGACAAGAGGGACGGCACGCTGGATACCATGTCTGTGCCTCCAATGCAGCAGATGTCACGTTGGTAA